The DNA window AGTTAAGCAATGCATAGACTTTAGTATTCTAACTACATGAGATTCCAGGTTGAGTGTtaattcatataattttttatctaaaaattcAATTAATAGCCAATGAATAATGAATAATTGAAACCTATCGTCGAACGGTCAAAGATTTGTCGAAACAAGCGCAAGAGAGAagcttctttctttgaatgaTGAATGGGGAACGGAAGAATGTAATCAACACAACTTAttagtttttaaattatttatgagTAATTTTATCGAGTAAACTTAAGCTTATCCTAATAATTTAGCAACTAAAAATTTTAGATCTGATTTTTTAATAGCACATCTGAAAATTATGGTCCTACATAATTATCTTAATAATTCattcttaaaaataaatagaagcaGGCTTGGAGGACTTttatttaaaacttttaaataaacgGACAGAGAGGCATTTAAACCTCTCATGATGCCGAGCTTCAGACCTGTAAGGATGCAAGCAAACACAAATCAAAGCATAtcacaaataataataataataataataattcattcttaaaaataaatagaagcaGGCATGGAGGACTTTTATTTAAAACTTTCAAATAAACGGACAGAGAGGCATTTAAACCTCTCACGATGACGAGCTTCAGAAGGTAAGGATGCAAGCAAACACAAATGAAAGCATATCACAAGACATGATACAAGCTTATATAACCTAAGAAGGACACTGATAGTCAGATGGTAAGTGCTTGCCGCAGTCCACCAGCACCTCAAGAGCAACGGGCAGAAGGATGTTTATGCCCAAGAGCTTGGCCTTTATGGTGGTGCACAAGCACAGAGCTGCGTCCAAGTCGGCGAGCCCTTCGAGGACCGGGCAGCACTTCTCTTTCGCATCCTCGCCGATTCCAATGTGCACAAGCCCTCCAAGGAGGTCGACGCATGCGTCGAGCTTTAGCGTGTCGATCGGGCAATTGGATGATGGCGCCTTGGGTGGTGGCGGGCATGGCTTTGGCTttggtggtggtgatggtggtggcgGGCATGGCTTTGGCtttggtggtgatggtggtggtggggaTGGTGGGGGTGGAGATGGTGGTGGCGGAGGAGGGGAACGATGGACCtttggtggtgatggtggtcTTGGGGGTTTCTTCTTAGGGGGGAGGGGTTGGATAAGGGCAGTAGGGACAAGCAAGAGAAGGAAGGAGTGATGTGAGGTTAATTAGGAGTATGAGGCTAGCCACAACATACTTCCCCATGCTTCAAGAGAACTGAGAGCCTATGTGTTTGGGCTACTGAATATAGAGAGGGTAGGGCTGGATTTATAGACACTGCAGGGGACACTGCTTGTGGTTATCCTTTAGTTAGGTGGCTTCGCAATGCCTTTCTAATGCCGTCGTATCTTCTCCTTGCTTATCTGTACTTGATGATTTTAGGTGTGATTTATCCTTttagcttttcttctttttttttgtgaataaCCCCTtgtgagaatttgatcttagaaATAAACACCTCAAGCTTAGAATCTGAAGTCAGa is part of the Phoenix dactylifera cultivar Barhee BC4 unplaced genomic scaffold, palm_55x_up_171113_PBpolish2nd_filt_p 002687F, whole genome shotgun sequence genome and encodes:
- the LOC103697564 gene encoding 36.4 kDa proline-rich protein-like produces the protein HSFLLLLVPTALIQPLPPKKKPPRPPSPPKVHRSPPPPPPSPPPPSPPPPSPPKPKPCPPPPSPPPKPKPCPPPPKAPSSNCPIDTLKLDACVDLLGGLVHIGIGEDAKEKCCPVLEGLADLDAALCLCTTIKAKLLGINILLPVALEVLVDCGKHLPSDYQCPS